One Pirellulales bacterium genomic region harbors:
- a CDS encoding DUF1559 domain-containing protein, whose translation MSNPWAEQRRSPRCFFCSLILLAALGGIVRAADPAAPTKSDPSSDSAAALGPLALDVQPADAAMMVAVRPHLLLGREGLKIADANINALRTGLTNPVSIRQLEQITFVRLKADPQRPARDGNGTNLIFELNVFRTKSPIDWEQKLQNYPVKLEEQRYGETVFYAISGEPSLRFWPVDERTYVVAEDYDLKRAIDAHRNQEAPPWKETIQQVPAAALAIAADAEYVRGEFEKIAAGLGDQRLIGSLAKSLLEKATAISLIASDREQCRLDAALAFADEKAAKKGTESIKALVALVRSNRKQLLDSQLQRAAGSDAASRERYARLAEKMFESIRIEQQASHAAVGVQLEMKMAAVMPMVIQSVGQFAGMGGVPAEALFAESPDPALRELPAGVLNSPALVERRARSVKPLQRVGIAMHQHHSARGFFPPQAICDEQGTPLLSWRVALLPYLGEEEKALYGEFHLDEPWDSEHNRTLLARMPKVYAGPAPDVVGASSTEAALYAVVGPHTMFPEFGGTKISQVKDGTNNTILLVESMRHVPWTRPEDIPLREDGHPRDPLGGWHALGFHVLMADGSILFLEEKVVRDELPRMLRIDDVAVQTAEEDPAEPATEEAADQ comes from the coding sequence ATGTCCAATCCGTGGGCCGAACAGCGCCGCAGCCCGCGCTGCTTTTTCTGCAGCTTGATCTTGCTGGCTGCCCTGGGGGGAATCGTTCGCGCCGCGGATCCGGCCGCACCCACCAAGTCGGACCCTTCGTCAGACTCGGCGGCGGCGTTGGGTCCGCTGGCCCTCGACGTTCAACCGGCCGACGCCGCGATGATGGTGGCGGTACGGCCACATCTGCTGCTCGGGCGCGAAGGCCTCAAAATTGCCGACGCCAATATCAATGCGCTGCGGACCGGTCTGACCAATCCGGTTTCGATCCGTCAGTTGGAACAAATCACGTTCGTCCGCTTGAAAGCCGATCCGCAACGTCCCGCGAGGGACGGCAACGGGACGAATCTGATCTTCGAGTTGAACGTCTTTCGCACGAAGTCTCCCATCGACTGGGAGCAGAAGCTCCAGAATTACCCGGTCAAGCTCGAGGAGCAGCGTTACGGCGAGACGGTGTTTTACGCGATCTCGGGAGAGCCCTCGCTCCGCTTCTGGCCGGTCGATGAACGGACGTACGTCGTGGCCGAGGACTACGATCTGAAACGGGCTATCGACGCGCATCGAAATCAAGAAGCGCCGCCGTGGAAAGAGACGATCCAGCAGGTGCCCGCGGCCGCGCTGGCCATCGCCGCCGATGCCGAGTACGTGCGCGGCGAATTCGAAAAAATCGCCGCCGGTCTGGGGGATCAACGGTTGATCGGCTCGCTGGCCAAGTCGCTGCTCGAGAAGGCCACGGCGATCTCGCTCATCGCCAGCGATCGCGAGCAATGCCGGCTCGACGCCGCGCTCGCCTTTGCCGACGAGAAAGCGGCCAAGAAAGGGACCGAGTCGATCAAGGCGCTCGTGGCCCTCGTCCGCTCGAATCGCAAGCAACTGCTCGATTCGCAGCTCCAGCGCGCCGCCGGAAGCGACGCCGCCAGCCGCGAACGATACGCCAGGCTCGCCGAAAAAATGTTCGAGTCGATTCGCATCGAGCAACAGGCCTCGCATGCCGCCGTCGGCGTGCAACTGGAAATGAAGATGGCCGCCGTCATGCCGATGGTGATCCAATCGGTGGGACAATTCGCCGGCATGGGCGGCGTGCCGGCCGAGGCCCTGTTCGCCGAGTCCCCCGATCCTGCCTTGCGCGAGCTGCCCGCGGGCGTGCTGAATTCCCCCGCGCTCGTCGAGCGCCGCGCGCGATCGGTGAAGCCCCTGCAGCGCGTGGGGATCGCCATGCACCAGCATCATTCCGCTCGGGGCTTCTTCCCCCCCCAGGCGATCTGCGACGAGCAGGGCACCCCGCTTTTGAGCTGGCGCGTGGCATTGTTGCCTTACCTGGGCGAGGAAGAAAAGGCGCTTTACGGCGAGTTTCACCTCGACGAGCCTTGGGACAGCGAGCATAACCGGACGCTGCTCGCCAGGATGCCCAAGGTTTACGCCGGACCGGCGCCAGACGTCGTCGGCGCATCTTCGACCGAAGCGGCCCTCTATGCGGTGGTCGGTCCGCATACGATGTTTCCCGAGTTCGGCGGCACCAAGATCTCGCAGGTCAAGGATGGAACGAACAACACGATTCTCCTCGTGGAATCGATGCGGCATGTGCCCTGGACCAGGCCCGAGGACATCCCGCTCCGCGAAGATGGCCACCCCCGCGATCCGCTGGGGGGATGGCATGCCCTGGGCTTTCACGTCTTGATGGCAGACGGATCGATTCTCTTCCTGGAAGAAAAGGTCGTGCGCGACGAGTTGCCTCGCATGCTGCGCATTGATGACGTCGCCGTGCAAACCGCCGAAGAAGACCCGGCGGAACCGGCCACCGAGGAAGCGGCGGACCAGTAG
- a CDS encoding DUF1553 domain-containing protein, with product MRSRMASIVLVAVMLEVCGFSASVWGADRPPSSDWNEIRILAGRIDAELDRHLAEAEVPPGEFATDAEFLRRVYLDLAGRIPPVSTAREFLSNPFYSSREQLVDRVLTEPAHATNLARVWRRLLLPEMDANQQLRFMAPSLESWLRQQFLAEMPYDELVRALISYELPGADGNRGDFDFYEVSPLAFYIAKDAKPENLAASAARLFLGVQIECAQCHDHPFDNWKREQFWSLAGFFSGVKKQQPDQPFSVIVEEPDRHEITIVGTETVVPALFLDGKSPEWAEKESSRTTLAKWVTSRENPYFAKATMNRLWAHFFGHGLVDPVDDFSADNPPSHPELLELLAREFVAHDFNLSYMMRALVSTRAYQRSSLVSDERQADPRLFAVMPVRALDAERLLASFDEAVLYHNPNVQSPFVTDVSRMTFLDTFTRGSDDLTEAQTSIIQALTLMNGELVAGATQTGKNAVYTGDRPRSMQGATTRLMTSVLAFPGLTTRDRLELLYLATVTRPPRADELERYTTYIDSADKQQRDARLSDVLWALLNSSEFLTNH from the coding sequence ATGCGGAGCCGTATGGCATCGATCGTGCTCGTAGCGGTAATGCTGGAAGTCTGCGGCTTCTCAGCGTCCGTCTGGGGCGCCGACCGCCCGCCGTCGAGCGATTGGAACGAGATTCGCATTCTAGCTGGCCGCATCGATGCGGAACTCGACCGGCATTTGGCCGAAGCGGAAGTTCCCCCGGGCGAGTTTGCCACCGACGCGGAGTTTTTACGCCGGGTGTACCTCGATCTCGCCGGGCGCATTCCTCCCGTCTCGACCGCGCGCGAGTTTTTGTCGAACCCGTTCTATAGCAGCCGCGAGCAACTGGTCGACCGAGTGCTGACGGAACCCGCCCACGCGACGAATCTCGCTCGCGTCTGGCGACGGTTGCTGCTGCCCGAGATGGACGCGAACCAGCAGTTGCGTTTCATGGCCCCCAGCCTCGAGAGCTGGCTGCGACAGCAGTTCCTGGCCGAAATGCCCTACGACGAGCTCGTGCGAGCATTGATCTCGTACGAACTGCCCGGCGCCGACGGCAATCGCGGCGATTTTGATTTCTACGAAGTCTCTCCCCTGGCGTTCTACATCGCCAAGGACGCCAAGCCCGAGAACCTGGCCGCCAGCGCCGCGCGTCTTTTCCTGGGGGTGCAGATCGAGTGCGCCCAGTGCCACGACCATCCCTTCGACAACTGGAAGCGCGAGCAGTTCTGGTCGCTGGCCGGCTTCTTCTCGGGGGTCAAGAAACAACAGCCCGACCAGCCCTTCTCGGTCATCGTCGAGGAGCCGGACCGGCACGAGATCACCATCGTCGGAACGGAGACGGTCGTGCCGGCGTTGTTTCTCGACGGCAAATCGCCCGAATGGGCAGAAAAGGAATCGTCGCGGACGACGTTGGCCAAATGGGTCACCTCGCGCGAGAATCCCTACTTTGCCAAGGCCACGATGAATCGTCTCTGGGCCCACTTCTTCGGCCATGGCCTGGTCGATCCGGTGGATGACTTTTCGGCCGACAATCCACCCAGCCATCCCGAGTTACTCGAGCTGCTCGCGCGCGAGTTCGTCGCGCACGACTTCAACCTGTCGTACATGATGCGGGCCCTGGTCTCGACGCGCGCCTATCAGCGTTCGAGTCTGGTGAGCGACGAGCGACAGGCCGATCCCCGCCTGTTCGCGGTGATGCCGGTGCGGGCCCTCGACGCCGAACGGTTGCTGGCCAGCTTCGACGAGGCCGTGCTATACCACAATCCCAACGTGCAGTCGCCGTTCGTAACCGATGTTTCGCGGATGACCTTTCTCGATACGTTCACACGCGGCAGCGACGATCTGACCGAGGCCCAGACCTCGATCATTCAGGCGCTGACGCTGATGAACGGCGAATTGGTCGCCGGCGCCACGCAGACCGGCAAGAACGCCGTCTACACGGGTGACCGGCCGCGGAGCATGCAGGGGGCCACGACCCGGCTCATGACCTCCGTGCTCGCCTTTCCCGGACTGACGACGCGCGATCGGCTCGAGCTGCTCTACCTCGCCACGGTCACGCGTCCTCCGCGCGCCGACGAGTTGGAGCGTTACACCACCTACATCGATTCGGCTGACAAGCAGCAGCGCGACGCGCGCCTGAGCGACGTGCTGTGGGCATTGTTGAACAGCAGCGAGTTCCTCACCAATCACTAG
- a CDS encoding DUF1501 domain-containing protein, whose amino-acid sequence MPGKLSRGQALAGQLSRRDLLRMAAAGAVGATAAPWFGSLAARGAEDPARHRSCILLWMSGGPSQTDTFDLKTGHKNGGPFQGIDTAVPGIRVSEHLPKIARQAKELAIIRSMNTKEGDHTRATFQMHTGYLPGGPVLYPSLGCLLGKEMGLEDSELPNCVSVGMNPFISPGAFSPGFLGPQHAPLVVGNPYGVAVARPNDDAVDQALRVPNLSLAGGVTRSQADQRLAMLHDMESSFASRRPGLVTAGHRAAYERADRLMRSAAIKAFDLQDEAATLRDAYGRNPFGQGCLLARRLVERGVPFVEVSLNGLPDQQVFGWDTHQNNFDSVARLSELLDAGWATLVEDLKLRGLLDSTLIVWMGEFGRTPTINSSNGRDHFPNAWSAVLAGGGVAGGQVIGRTSDDGQEVVDRPVAVVDLLATIVMALGLDPLKQNMSNVGRPIRLADPEAKPLRECLA is encoded by the coding sequence ATGCCAGGTAAACTTTCGCGCGGACAGGCCCTCGCCGGGCAGCTTTCGCGCCGCGATCTGTTGCGCATGGCGGCCGCCGGTGCCGTGGGCGCCACCGCGGCTCCCTGGTTCGGTTCGCTGGCGGCGCGGGGCGCGGAGGATCCGGCCCGCCATCGCTCGTGCATCTTGCTCTGGATGTCGGGGGGCCCCAGTCAGACCGACACCTTCGATCTGAAGACCGGCCACAAGAATGGCGGACCCTTCCAGGGGATCGATACCGCCGTGCCGGGCATTCGCGTCAGCGAACACCTGCCCAAGATCGCCCGGCAGGCGAAGGAACTCGCCATTATCCGTTCGATGAACACGAAAGAAGGGGACCACACCCGGGCCACCTTCCAGATGCACACGGGCTATCTTCCCGGCGGCCCCGTCCTCTACCCGTCACTTGGCTGCCTGCTGGGCAAAGAGATGGGGCTCGAAGATTCCGAACTGCCCAACTGCGTCTCGGTGGGCATGAATCCCTTCATCAGTCCGGGGGCCTTCTCGCCGGGGTTCCTTGGCCCGCAGCACGCGCCGCTGGTCGTCGGCAATCCGTACGGCGTGGCGGTCGCGCGTCCCAACGACGATGCCGTGGATCAGGCCCTGCGCGTGCCGAACCTGAGCCTCGCCGGCGGCGTCACCCGTTCCCAGGCCGACCAGCGCCTGGCCATGCTACACGACATGGAGAGCTCGTTCGCGTCGCGCCGGCCGGGGCTCGTCACTGCCGGTCACCGCGCGGCGTACGAGCGGGCCGATCGCCTGATGCGCTCCGCCGCGATCAAGGCCTTCGACCTGCAGGACGAAGCCGCTACGCTGCGCGACGCCTACGGCCGCAACCCGTTCGGGCAAGGCTGCCTGCTGGCGCGGCGTCTCGTCGAACGGGGCGTACCCTTTGTCGAGGTCTCGCTCAACGGCCTGCCCGACCAACAGGTCTTCGGCTGGGACACCCACCAGAACAATTTCGACTCGGTGGCCAGGCTCTCCGAACTGCTCGACGCCGGTTGGGCCACGCTCGTCGAGGATCTCAAGCTGCGCGGCCTGCTCGATTCGACCCTCATCGTGTGGATGGGGGAGTTCGGCCGCACGCCCACGATCAACTCCAGCAACGGACGCGATCACTTTCCCAACGCCTGGAGCGCCGTGCTCGCCGGTGGCGGCGTCGCGGGAGGACAGGTGATCGGTCGGACGAGCGACGACGGGCAAGAAGTCGTGGATCGACCGGTCGCCGTGGTCGACTTGCTCGCCACGATCGTGATGGCCCTGGGGCTCGATCCCCTGAAGCAGAACATGTCGAACGTTGGCCGGCCGATTCGCCTGGCCGATCCCGAGGCGAAACCCTTGCGGGAGTGCCTGGCATGA